In Hahella sp. HNIBRBA332, the genomic window CGACGGCGACAAGGCCAGAGCGCGCCACATGGCGCGTATCTTTGGTGAAGCATTCGAAACTTTATCCAACTACCGCGGTGTATCCATCGCCGCAATCAACGGCTACGCCATGGGCGGCGGCTTGGAGTGCGCGCTCGCCTGCGACCTGCGCATCGCCGAAACTCATGCGCAAATGGCGCTACCCGAAGCCAGCGTTGGCCTGCTGCCCTGCGCGGGAGGCACACAGAATCTACCCTGGCTGGTCGGCGAAGGCTGGGCGAAGCGCATGATATTGATGGGCGAGCGAGTCAACGCGGAAACCGCGCTTAATATCGGGCTGGTGGAAGCAGTCGTAGAAAAAGGCGCCGCCCGCGAGACCGCACTGGCCTGGGCGGAGAAAGTCGCGCGTCAGAGTCCTCCCGCAGTGCGCGCCTGCAAGGAACTGATTCAATCCGCCCGCAGCGCCCCTCAGCGT contains:
- a CDS encoding enoyl-CoA hydratase; amino-acid sequence: MTGTEKLQLEIIERTAVLTIANPPANTWDETSLPALKALIQQLNDNKDVYALVITGQGEKFFSAGADLNLFSDGDKARARHMARIFGEAFETLSNYRGVSIAAINGYAMGGGLECALACDLRIAETHAQMALPEASVGLLPCAGGTQNLPWLVGEGWAKRMILMGERVNAETALNIGLVEAVVEKGAARETALAWAEKVARQSPPAVRACKELIQSARSAPQRMGLPVERELFVDLFDTEDQKEGVNAFLGKRSPQWKNR